The Myotis daubentonii chromosome 1, mMyoDau2.1, whole genome shotgun sequence genome includes the window CCTGAGCTCACCAGGGAGTGACTGTAGATAAAGATGTCCAAGGGCAGAACCAGGGGACATGCCAACATTTAGAAGTTTGGGAGATGATTGAGGAAGCAGCAAAGACAAGAGGCAGAAAATGTCTCCAAGAGGAGGTAGGATCACCTGGGCCACTTGACTCAGGTGTCCActgtgcaggggctgggggctctgaggcctctgcagGCTGGATGCCACCCGTCATCCCCCCAGCAGCCTTCCCTAAGGACACGGATACAGCTTTCCCGCCAGGGGCCAGCGGtctcctgggctccagcccaggccccaggacaCTAATCTATTCCCCTGGTGTCCCTCCTCCCCTTGCAGATCACATTTGAGATCTCCAAGCAAGAAGACTGGCAGATCCCCATCTGGATCATTGTGGGCAGCACACTAGGGGGCCTcctgctgctggccctgctggTCCTGGCACTGTGGAAGGTGAGGGCCCCCcacggtggggtgggggggggggagcagcatCCTGGCTGGTTGGCCCATGCCTGGGATTCCAACCTCTGGGCTCTGTGGCCAGTCCCCATGTTCTACTCCCCATGGGAGCTGGCACCTGCCTAGCCTCCTTCGCAGAACTTGCCTGCTGCCACAGCACCCAGCCAGTCACCGCAGGCTGattggccaccagagggcactcTACCTATGGCTTCCACCCTTTTGTAGGCCCCTTTGAGAACCTGGTGAGAGGTAGGGTTCCTCTCATCAGAAAAAAAGCATGTGCACACAACCACAAAATGTCTCCAACAAAGGCAGGCTGTTAAACAAGTCAAAGCCCTTCGCTGTCACTGAGCCTCAGGTTAAGAAGCCCTGATCTCAACCTGTTTCTCGTACAAATAAGGTGAAGGCGGCCCAGAGAAGTGTTACCTGGGGCAGGGTCACTCAGCAAGGCGTCTTGCCTCCAGACCCAGGCTGTATTCACTCTGCTCCAGTGCCCCCTCACCAATTAAGCGGCCCAaagagagctggggagggacagagggtACTCACGGTCCTGAGCTGGGTATTCTGGAAGCCTTCGAGGGAAGACGCCTGAAGAGGGTTAGTGgagggccagcaagggaggggagTTCGGCCTTGTCCACTCTGCCCACTCCTGAGACTTCTGCCTTTGCCTCCCCACAGCTCGGCTTCTTTAAAAGTGCCAAGCGCAGAAGGGAGCCCGACCTGGACCCCACGCCCAAAGCGCTGGAGTGAGGCTCCTGAGGAGGCTGCAAGTTGatggggccgggccgggccaggTGGTGTGCAGGCTCAGGCCGGTGGCCCCGCGGAGCTGGGGCAGAGAGGATGCCAGCTCGCTTTGCACTTGACCTCATCTGAGAAACCAAGCCTGCTCCCTCTGAAGGGAACTCAAGCCAGTTTTAAGAGGGACTGCCCTGCTGGGAGACCGAGACACCTCCAACAGAGATCCCTAGGAATAGAAAGGGACCTCTCCCAAGGCACACCCCAAAGCCTCCCCAGGCTCTGGGAGGCTGGCTACCCCCACCATTAAGGTGCTAggaattcctcctcctcctcagaagAAGAAACCCGGAGAGGAAGACTGCAAATGCAGACCCACTCTGTGCACTCCAGGTCTTTAGTTCCAATAGACCCAGTGGGACAGCAGATCTGAATTCTGTACTGTCGTCCACCCCCACGCTGCCAACAGCTCCTGAGTCACGCCTACCCCTTCCCCAGGCAGGAGGTGGGTCCCCGAGCTTCCCCTGAACAGCAAGGGCTCGATGAGGACAGAGGAGGGCCAGGGATGAAGACTCTGGGACATGGAGACTGTGACGGACAGGCAGCTGGGATCCAGAAACCAGGCACCCACACAGAGATGGGGAGGCACCCCCTTATGTTCACACTGACTGCCACACACACTCCCCCACCGTGCTCTCGACTCCCATCccatgcccgccccccccccaacccttccccaCCGCTTTTGTTCCCAGAAGGTACATCCAGAAGCGTGTGGGTGACACAATCCCCTATGATCCCCTATAGCTCCGCATTCCCACAGCGTCTCCTGGGGCAAGCTGGGCGCAGGGTAAGGGTGGGGAGCCTCCCCTCCCTGTATCACCCATCCCTACGCACACAGCCTTCCAACCCTCCCCTCCATCCACTGTGCACAGGAAAAGGGCTCTCCTCCCGGAATGCACTGAATAAGGCCGGTACAGGGACCCCCTCGGTGGCAAATATCTGACCCGCCCGCCCGTAGGACAAGTGGTACCACCAATGACGGCGCCGCGAGGACAAGAGGCACAGCTGTGCCCAAGCCGAGTAATTTATGCCTTAGCCTTGTTTTGAGGTAGAAATGAAAGGGGGATACATCAAAGGCATCTGTCCCCATCACATGGTACGACCTTTGCTGtcgtaaatatttttaaaaaataaaaaagtagtgtTTAAAAACAATCAAGGCGCTGACTTCCCTTTCTGTGGGCAAAACATCCTAGCTAACGCACTCTGTTCTTTGAAGGAGAGTATGGGGATGAAAAGAGGCTTCCTACTTCCTTCCCATTATGTGGCGGAAGGGCCTTGTCCACCATTTGCTCCCTCAAGTGCCTGTGACAGAGCACTCTCTCCCTCCCAAGACCAGCCATTCCATCTTTGGCCAATTTGGATGGTTGAGATGCACATGTCACTGTAGCTTCTACCCCTCAGTTCCcgctctcccctcccaggcctcccacaCCTCTCCAAGCTGGATGTCAGTGCTGACCTTCTAACACCCCGACTTCAGGTGTCTCCGCCTTTACACACAGGCTGCTCTTAGACCAACTTGTCTCCATTCTATTTCTGTGCTACTGTCATCCCAAGGAGCCAGAAGTAGAACCTTACAAATTATTTGATCTTGTTCCCCCATAGATGTGGACCCCCAGAACCAGTGAAATTGAGGTAGTCCTAGGTTCCACAACAAAATCAAGACTAATCCCAGATTCTAACCCTGCCTGAGAAGGGCATAGTGAAGGAGCAAAAGAAATGTATGGGGATATCTTTTTCTCAAATGGTAAAAACCAAAGTcagaaggaaacattttaaaatcgtATTTCATTTGAGCCATTATCCCCATGAATGGAGTAACCTTGCTGAAGGAGAATCAATGAACCCACATTTTAAGCACCAAGTCTTGTCAAAATCAACTGAATGCTTTTTTGGACCCTTACTTTTAGAGattgaaattctatttttatttttattttaatttccatgtGTAACCACACTGCAGGCCAAACACAATGTATTGCAGGTCAGATGCAGCCAGAAGTCACTGAATTGCAACCTCTGGACTCCCAGAGGCAGCCTATCCCGAGCTCCAGGCCCTCCAGGCCTCCCCGAGCCCACACCAAGAACAACtgataaaaagatgaaaagaatggGAGGCTTGCATCTTTAAGCCCTTTGTAGTGTGTCCTTCTTTTCTTATCAACTTCCCTTCCCAATTTATTAGCTCTGGGTAGAAACATCTAAGACTGGCTTAAGAGCGCCTGGTAGGGCAAGCAGAGAAGATGCATCATATATCGTGCAGAGCCTCAGGCTAGAGCAGTTTCTCAGgcctggctgcatattagaatcacctaggacagtggtcggcaaactgcggctcgcaagccacatgcggctctttggccccttgagtgtggctcttcctaagccttaggagtaccctaattaagttaataaccatgtacctatctatatagtttaagtttaaaaaatttggctctcaaaagaaatttcaatcgttgtactgttaatatttggctcttttgactaatgagtttgccgaccactgacctaggagcTTTAAAAGATACCTATGCAAAGGCCCAGTCCAGGGATTCAGATTTAATTGGTTGGGAGAGGGCCCAAGGCATCATTGCTTCAAAGTTCCCCTGGTGCTGACCGATGAGGTCAGCAGGCAAGTGAACATGTAAGTtagaaaaacatacaatgggttaACATGCACAGGTGACCTTCCATGATGAGTAATGGGAATAGTGTTCTCATCATGATGTTGTTCAAATTAACTCAGCTCCAGCCTGGAGTTTGGAAGACTTTCTCATTCCAGCAAGTCTCCAGAATGGGATTTGCTGTATATTTTTGCTGAGGGGAGATGAAGAGCAATTTTGGTATGCCGTGGCAAGCAACCCAACGTGCAACCTCAAGTCAACATTAAAATTCATATTGTGGTTTGCAGATGGATGTTATTAGCAATGTTCTATCTGGTAGAATAATAATTGTAGAGCTTAGGGCTGAACTCAAGTGTTAACATGAAATGTAACTCACTTAAAAATGGTTCAGTATTGttcagtattttaaaagcattagaCCCATCCTAGACAGTACTCTGAACCAGCTGCTTTGACCGCCAGGTGGCCACGTGATACTTAAGCAAGTCTGCAACAAACACGCAGCGGGAGAAAAAACGTGCCCGGGCAAGGTCTGACTCTTGTAAACCAAATTACCAACAGAAGATGGTTTTGGAATTTGGTCCATGGATGGTGGGGTTTCTTAAGTTCTAGGTTCACTGTCTGCTAGAGGAGAAAGGCCTGCCAACAAGAAGTTATGAAATGAGATGGGCAAGATGTCCTGGGTGGTTTCACTGTTGACTCTGACATGGTGAGAGCCCATATGGAAGGGCAGCCCCTCAGAGAAGACACAGAAACTGAGGGGCACATCGTGGGTAGACTCAAGGGTCCTCAGGCCCTTGTGCCATCAGTGTTCTTCAAGGACATGGACATCGACTGTGGTGTCAGTTCCGGCCAGCTGAGAGCTGGAAAGGAGAAATCCAGGGCTAAGTGCGGCTTCTCTCTGGCATTAGATGGTGTAGGTATGCAAGCTCAGAGGGCAATCTGTGCCTCTTAAAGTAGATTATGTATCCAGAGCTGAGCTTCTCAAAGTGGGGTCCCAGAGCCACTTCAATCGGAACCACAGACTTAAGTTCCACCCAGACCTCCCAAATCCAATTTCTGTGATGTAATTTCAAGCCCATTAAAACTTAGAGAACCAGCAACCCAGAGCCACAAAATTCTGTTATTCTCTAATCGTCAATGTCAGTTTCTTAAACAGGGCAGCCTTTCTCAGCTGCCCTGGGGCCTATGTTGGCAGCTACGGGCAAAACTCCCAGCAAAacatctccctcctcccactccccaccccatccccaggatggtcttaggcgacccctgtgaaagggtcgttcaaccaccaaaggggtcgcgacccacaggttgagaaccgctggtctattcCATTAGCTTTGACATCACACTAAAGCAGAACTGCATGTTCCAAAACAGAAAGTGAAACAGAACAGAGCTTTGAAGGTTTAGGGTAAAGAGTGTTAGAAGCCTGGTACCTGAGCTCTGAAACTTTTCAATGTGATATAGGCTAAAATGTACTTAGCAAACTCATGAGGCTTATAGTAGGGTAGGagcagaaaaatatttgttttaaaaaggatgGAATACCATTCCTTAATGGACTCACCCTCTCTTATCAgtttttcatgttctttgttcTTATCTCCCTGGTACTACATAAAAAAACAAGCAGCAACTCAGATGAtgttttctgaaatgttttaGAAGATGGCCGAAGCCAGAGTAAAAAAGTAACATCATAAAATTTTAGtttggaaattaaattaaaatttgaagaaaaatagaaaatcagaTTTCAAATAGGGACATTCAGCTGGACAAGCTTACCAAGGGCAGTTACCACCTTTCTTATTTGTGTATGCACATCCCTGGTATAGTGCCTGCTACACAGCAGGTGCTTTAGTAAGTGCTAATTTTCAAGTTTATTCCCACTTGTTGAGGCAGGAGCAAACCCCATTCCTGATCTTGGGATGGACTAAGCACACCAAATTTACAGAGCACAGGCAGATTAGAAAACACAATTTATCTAAGCTTGCCAACAAGCTTTATGAACCacctgaggaggaagaggagggaaagaggaagaggaaggagagaagtagGAGGGAAACGCCAGTAaagaactagaagaaaacatggtcaAAAAAAGATTTATGATCTTGGAATGGAACCACATTACAACAAGCAAATTACAAAAGACAAATATGGCTACATAAAAACGTAAACTTCTATAAAAACTACTatatttgccctaaccggtttggctcagtggatagagcgtcgacctgtggactcaagggtcccaggttcgattccagtcaagggcatgtaccttggttgcaggcacatccccagtagggagtgtgcaggaggcagctgatcgatgtttctctctcatcgatgtttctaactctctattcctctcccttcctctctgtaaaaaatcaataaaatattttttttaaaaaaactactatatttaaagtaaaacaaactATAAACTGTGACATCTGACAGAAAATTTCCttaaactttcaaaaaaaaagtttaacaaGAAAAAGACAACCCAAAAGCAACATACAGGTCAGTAAATACATGAAAAGGTCAGCCTTACTCATAACAAAGGGacacaaatcaaaaccatgaaatactatttttcatCAATCATCTTGACAAAAACTAAATGATTAGGTAATATCTGGTGTCAATAAAGGAGTAGGCAGACAGAGGGAAATTTGGTAACTTCTAACAAGATTTTATATGCTCAGTAACTAAACCAAAAACTCCAGTGCTAGTAATGAATTTTTCTATGAATAGAATACATTAGgatgttcactgaagcattatttgGAATATAAATAATCTGAAAACCTTGAAGTTCAACAATAAAGTCAGGTTAAATAAATTGTAGGTCCACCCATAGAATTAAATTGctatgaagttttgttttttatatctaaacttaccaaaataaaaaataaaaatgtctatgaTATAGCTGAAAAAGACAAGATACAGCCCAAGCcatttttgctcagtggctagagtgtcggcctgcagactgacgggtcccaggttcaattctggtcaagggcatatgcttgggttgcaggcctgaatcccagtggggggcgtgcaggaggcagccaatcaatgattctctcatcactgatgtttctctctctctcccttccactctgaagtcaattaaaaaaaaaaaaagacaagatgcAGAATAGGAAAGATAAAAtccatgtgtattttttaaaatgaaaagaaaaataaatacacatatgcACAGGAAAGCTCTGAGAAGCTACTCAAAAAACCAGCTATGGTGATTACCTTTGAAGAGTCCAAATGGGAGGCAGAGACATGGGAAGGGAATTTCCTTGCTTTaactatttaaattttctttactaTCTGAAGTTTCCCCCCATACATATGTATAACTGACAACCTTTTTCAAATGAATTCAACTAAAGAGGAGCTCAACTAAGGCACATTGATAATAAAGACACAAACTTCGAggtagttttggttttttttttcatttactgaaCACAAAcaccattgttttctttttacacaGCAATTTTGTTAGTTTCAAATTAGCCGAGCTATTAGGACTATAAATTGCCacgaaattaaaaatgatttgacatgtcaaattcaaataaaaaatgtcatgCAATGTATAAATCACTACTAGACCTCGTGTACAGTCAGCAAATTTACTAAGTTTATTAAAGTCACGTAAATGGTTTGACAAAAGTGCACAATAGAATAACATCACTGGTTTTTTATAAATCACAGTGAATTACTAGAATACAACCATTTAGTTCCTCTACATGGAGGATTGCAGGATGggatgaatattataaaaatggaaactttCAACACTTAAAGCCAGTCAGATTTTACTCCCCATCTATGTACCTCTGAAAAAATTGGTTAGCAAAGCTgaggtttttttcccctcatgtTTTTTCCTCTACCAATTATTATGCAACAATAAAAaagccatgcacaaattttacaACACCtgattaaaaacatacaaaacctTGTTCACTTCATCACTTGGCAAAGCTTGCATCTTCGTTCCTTCATTGTTCTGATTGGGCCGTTCATCACGTGACTCACCCCTAAATGAAAAGCTGTTAATAGTTTAGCAATACTCACCCCTGCACACATATCAAGATACACTCCCCATAACCACCAAGTCAATGTGTCCCTTCCCTACACATTAATACAAATGAACACACCACAAACCTAGGACTAGAGACCACAATTActttacagttttaaaaagtaatatgtcTATCACCACTATTgtgtaatatttatttcaaatcccatatttgggggtggggatgctATACAACCCAGCCCATCTGGAGATGTGGGCAAATCTGCCAGACATGTATGAGAAAGCCCTGCAATGTGCCATACAGAGTTAGGAGCTTTCTACTTCTTAGAGAGGATGTCCAGAGCAGAGCTGTGCATTTTCACTGTAGGATACACAGCTTAAAATCTTATGAACTAGTAACTTGTCAGAGAGCAAAAGACAGAGTTTGGATTTCTTTAACCCATTTTAATGTTACAGTATAGTTAGTGAGGAAAAACAGAAGAGTCATCTGTACATTGGTACATCTGACTAGCCTGAAAAGGAACATTTACGACTTTTACAGAAAACCTACCATAAAAACAAGTCGTTACACTTTTATCCATCTACTCACTAGTTTAATCACCGCTGCTTCTAAAACCAGCAAACTGTAATCCAAGGTCAAGCAACTCATTCCTCACCCAAATGCTCTACCTGAATAATCCAAAATGGTCTTACTCATAAGGAGCTGCCTCAAATGCAATGACAGAGTGTTGTTCCCTTGGGATTTCAATTTTCAAAAACACTTGCCAAATGCAGTTATTTAGGGATCCACTGCCCCCAAATCATATTTTACTTCACACAGTGCTATCACACCTAAGTTTCTCATGATTACCACTTATTAATCAACAATTAGTATCACGAAATAAAACCCTCCCCAGAAATAAGCAAGACCAAAGCTTGCTTTTGAATTTGTTTGAAGTTTTCACAGCAAAGAACCTTACGGTAGTGGGACTGTGCAACCAAAGTAAACTAAAAAAAACGATGTTGTGTCATAATTCTATGTCAAAAATGTCCCCCGTCTTTATCAATTGAGGGGATGAATTTGCTGCCCGTCTCTTGAGTTAGTTACCTAACCTCAAAAACCCATTTTACCAACTCTACTAAAAGCACAAAACCAAGCAAGTTTCACATGGTTTGCCCAGGCATTCATCCACCTGGGCCTCTAGGTCAACCAAATTTATATGACAGTTATGAGCAAGACAAAGTAGTTTTGATTGAATTTGTAATGCTACCAAGGAAGACTTACAATCCAAAGCTTAATCCTACCaataagaaacataaaatgaCAAAAGTAGCTGGAAAATGAAGGCAGTCTAGAGTTCTCAGAGTGCTGAGATACAGAACTATCACCTTTCTTTaactattttccttaaaaaaaaaaaatcaaaaacaaataaactcaaGTTTGGGAAGGGTTTGgctaaacatattttaaattctaccaaaaacaaataaaaaacaagcatGTAGATCGCATTTCAAGAATGGTTTTATACAGGTGTTTCACAAAACATATCTGATTTTATAAGACAGAATCAGGTCCTTAGCAATGTAGTACACATGTGCTTCTAtactatagtaaaaaaaaaatctcagttacCATCAGCAGAGTTCATAGTTTATTCCACTGTCTTCAAATTTTCTCCAACTTTGTCAGCATTTCAATCAGCAGTTTTACTTTCTCCAGCTTTCAGTCCTCCCTCCTCAAAAACAGCATCATTAAATTTTGATGTATAAATATGTACACAtatcattatcttcattttacaaataagcaaTAGCTAAGAGTGCTGGTCCTGGGTAGCCAAAGGGatgacatgatttttaaaacatgcaacattATCTGATATTTGAAGTTTTGGTGTTTAAAATCATATACATTAATAATGAAACCAAATGAATACCATCTATCACAGTCATTCCTCAGACTGTCAATAAGCAGGCCTTGAAGTCTGAAAAACGCAGGGTCTGATCTGAGCTGTAGAAAGGTGTGATTCACTCACCTTGAGGATGGGCATTTTCTCTTTCAGTCCATTACAGTTGCCAAGAGCAAGGTTCAGTATTTCCTTGACTCACACCAGGGGGATCAAGGCCAGTAATTTTCAAATTAGGATTCATTCAAATACCTCCCTTTAAACCAATCTTCCTTGTAAAAACTCAggttagaaaaacagaaatatattacCATGACAGAATTAACCATCAAAACATTCCTAACTGAAGCAAGAAGACACACGAAGTATAACTACAGTAGCTGTAAAAGTATCTTGCATTCTTGGGGGAAAAGCTCTTTAAGTTCCCCCTTTCCATTCCGTCCCACCCTTCAAAGTATTTCATTTTGTGGGGTATCGCTATTTTATTTAAGGCCCTAGGTGCTGATTTTGGCTTGGTCATTATGTTTTATACTGATCCAACTGCAACCTTTCTCTTATACTTCACAAAGCAATTTCCATACATAAAATGTTAATTGAAACCTTACAAGTTTTAAGTTTATAACTGATGTTGCTACATCATTATAATGCTTTccatgaaagaaacaaaaaagctgTAGGTCTTCACTTACAGTACCATGCACTATGAATAGCTAAGGCATTCATTTGGCACTAGAGAGAAAAATACAGATatagctaattttattttctttctcatttttaacatcaataaaaataggtGTGTATGCTTTGCTTGAATTTCTGTGATGCTTAAAAGATAATCACAGATCACTCTTTTAGTCTTACACTTAAAATGTTGCcactaaagcaaaacaaaacaaaaaacataaaaacctCTGTACAACCTGTCGGAATAAGTGACATTTTGTGGTTGAAAAATGTGCAGCTCTCAAACAGAACTATCTTTCAAAGTGGCATTGCAAATTCTTTTCatcatcaaaaatatttaattcccTATACCACactagtgatttttttctacttcttatCACAGactaaataaagtgaaaaaaaaattttaaaagatcctGGTTCCTTTCATCTATCATACACACCTTAATAGGGAGGCACAAATAATGCCTGCTAGAAAAGTAGTTTCCAAATTTAAAATTACCACataggaggaaagaaagaaaaaaaaatagaatgtgtaACTATATGTGACAATTTGTTTCATAAGAAAACACAGCATtcataatttttacatatttgtgaGCTGAGTcaaatgcagactgctgcaatTTAGATAAGCTACATTAAAACAGAGACTTCAAAGAATTTTAGAATTCAAAGCCTAAAGGCAAACAGTCCATCAATATTTTCTGAAAAGTCACTTTAAGATTATTACTACTTGGTATATACCACCCAGCATAATGCAATAATTTCAATGGGTTTAACTTTATAAATGTATAACTATTATTAAGTTAGCATATTTTTCAGATTAATCTGcagctatatttttttaaatcctcctgATGTTATAATGTGCTGCATCACTCAACATAATTAATGGAAGAGTGAAAACAACCTATAGCAGTTTGGCATGTGCAGAACACCTGGGTATCCCATTACTTTTAATGTTcacttttagttgtttttcttcATGAAATCCTCAAAACTGCTACAAGAATAACATGCTAACAAAGGCTTAACAGAAATACTTTTGTAGGCaatttttttcaaacattatCAACTTCAAATTAGAAATGTTCTCTGTTacataaacaaaacattttatattcattccttaaaaaaataagaaagaaaagtagTTAAAGTGACCAATATTCAAACACCTTACATTAGTTACACCTAAACAATGTGGCTTTGTTTAAAGTGTATTTGAAATCAATTACCATATGAGACTAGAAGACTAAATACAGAACTAAGGAAGGATGGGTAGGGAGAAAGGGTAATGGAAAGAAAAGTAGAATTTATGAACACATAATTCTATTGTCTGTGATTAAAGTTCTTTACTTTTTAGCACCACATTAAACAATTTTACATATCCAGTCACTTAATGATATCCAACAAATTCTTCAAGAGTTCTAGGGATCTGGTCTTGGTAGTTAATGTCATTAGCCCGAACTGCTCGGGCAGCCAGGCACTTGAGACTCATCTTCATTTGAGTTTTAAGTAGTATTTCAGATACCCCAGTTGTACTTTTGTCTAGCGGAGTCTTATTCTGTTTATTTGTCATGTCAGTGTGAGCGCCAGCTTCAACTAGGCTAATGATGATAGAGTGCAAGGTCAAAAAATCACTGATGGGCCTGTTGTATTGAACAATAATATGAAGGGCACTGTTCCCTTCATTGTCCACGGCATTTACCTCAGCACCACAATCTAGCAGGAGCTTGGTGACAAGTGCATTTGGAAAGCTGCAAACGTCGTTGGTGTGGAAATCATCAACTGGGGTATTCGAATTGACAGCTAGATGCAGCAAGGTGAAACCTTCCCGAGTTCTGGGATCAAGGTGAATCAGGTTGTAGATCTGCTTGTTAATTTTGCACTGATCTTCTTCACTGCACTGTGTTTTGGTGGAGATGCACACTAAATACAGAAAGGTGTAGAGATTACATTCATAATTGTCCATAGCACTGTGGACATCAGCATCTGAAATATTTCTTACTCTGTTCATACTTTGTTCTATTTCCAAAACACTGCATCTCAAAACGCATTCTATATCTGGCGCTTTCACGGTTTCATTCAAATGTATCATCTGTGAGAAAACTTGAGCAAATCGAAGAAGATCCTTGTGGGTATTCCTGTTACCTTTCTGTCGGAGGTGCAGGGCATGAAGCCACAACTTGATACACTGTTCGAATTCCATATTATCTGCATAGACAGCTCCCCTGTAAATGATGGGATGGGAAACATCAATATTGTCAGCACCTAAAATCCGTTCCCGAACTATAAGGCCTTCCATATGAAGAGCATCTCTGTCTTGCCGAATGGATTCCAGTTCCTGAGGATTTCTACATTCAGTTCTATTCCCGTAAGCATGGATTGGCGGGAGAACCTCTTTCTCAAGAATGTTATCACCATCTTGAAATCTTTCCAACATGGCTAAATATAAGTAGTGGTATGTCTTCATGATGTCATAGTTCTCACGGTCATTTGCAAAGGAGGCACCCAAGAGTTCCAAAGCTTCAATCCGACTTCTTCGGTCACAATCAGCATGAGAGAGCAACAGTTCGACGACATCAGCTTTACAGC containing:
- the FEM1B gene encoding protein fem-1 homolog B isoform X1, with the translated sequence MEGLAGYVYKAASEGKVLTLAALLLNRSESDIRYLLGYVSQQGGQRSTPLIIAARNGHAKVVRLLLEHYRVQTQQTGTVRFDGHCENVSLRCSQYEAHSSLRGWLLRYVIDGATALWCAAGAGHFEVVKLLVSHGANVNHTTVTNSTPLRAACFDGRLDIVKYLVENNANISIANKYDNTCLMIAAYKGHTDVVRYLLEQRADPNAKAHCGATALHFAAEAGHIDIVKELIKWRAAIVVNGHGMTPLKVAAESCKADVVELLLSHADCDRRSRIEALELLGASFANDRENYDIMKTYHYLYLAMLERFQDGDNILEKEVLPPIHAYGNRTECRNPQELESIRQDRDALHMEGLIVRERILGADNIDVSHPIIYRGAVYADNMEFEQCIKLWLHALHLRQKGNRNTHKDLLRFAQVFSQMIHLNETVKAPDIECVLRCSVLEIEQSMNRVRNISDADVHSAMDNYECNLYTFLYLVCISTKTQCSEEDQCKINKQIYNLIHLDPRTREGFTLLHLAVNSNTPVDDFHTNDVCSFPNALVTKLLLDCGAEVNAVDNEGNSALHIIVQYNRPISDFLTLHSIIISLVEAGAHTDMTNKQNKTPLDKSTTGVSEILLKTQMKMSLKCLAARAVRANDINYQDQIPRTLEEFVGYH
- the FEM1B gene encoding protein fem-1 homolog B isoform X2, encoding MEGLAGYVYKAASEGKVLTLAALLLNRSESDIRYLLGYVSQQGGQRSTPLIIAARNGHAKVVRLLLEHYRVQTQQTGTVRFDGYVIDGATALWCAAGAGHFEVVKLLVSHGANVNHTTVTNSTPLRAACFDGRLDIVKYLVENNANISIANKYDNTCLMIAAYKGHTDVVRYLLEQRADPNAKAHCGATALHFAAEAGHIDIVKELIKWRAAIVVNGHGMTPLKVAAESCKADVVELLLSHADCDRRSRIEALELLGASFANDRENYDIMKTYHYLYLAMLERFQDGDNILEKEVLPPIHAYGNRTECRNPQELESIRQDRDALHMEGLIVRERILGADNIDVSHPIIYRGAVYADNMEFEQCIKLWLHALHLRQKGNRNTHKDLLRFAQVFSQMIHLNETVKAPDIECVLRCSVLEIEQSMNRVRNISDADVHSAMDNYECNLYTFLYLVCISTKTQCSEEDQCKINKQIYNLIHLDPRTREGFTLLHLAVNSNTPVDDFHTNDVCSFPNALVTKLLLDCGAEVNAVDNEGNSALHIIVQYNRPISDFLTLHSIIISLVEAGAHTDMTNKQNKTPLDKSTTGVSEILLKTQMKMSLKCLAARAVRANDINYQDQIPRTLEEFVGYH